ATTAGGCAACAGAAACGGATAGGCCTTGAAAAGCTTCCAATTCCCGAAAGTCTCCGGATGCTTCACTGCCGGGCGCGCCAGGGAACCGCCAAAGGCCGGCCCAAAGATACTCCCTATAGTCCAAACCAGTGGCATAATGCTGAATGCACGCGGCTGCAACTCCTTCTCTGGAACCATCTCCGCCACCATGGTGCGGATGATCCCGACGTTCCCGTTCATAAGACCCAGCAGCGCACGAGAAGCGATTAGCATCGCCAGAGACTTTGACAGGCCGAACATGAGCGAGAAAATCATGGTGAAGGTCAAGCCGCACAGGATGATGGGCTTGCGACCGACGGTGTCCGAGATTGTTCCCCAGGTTACAGCCATGACAGCCTGGCAGCTGGATGACGCGGCCGAGCTGATTCCGACCCATTTCGCAATTTCATTTTTTGGGACGCCAATGTCCTCGATCATTTCGGGCTGCGGGTGAACGGTGGTTAGCTGGGTTGCCGAGAGTCATCAGGCGAGCTGTTTGCATACGAGATATGGTAATGCGGAAGTGAAAACAACTGTTCAGCACGGGGAAAGAGTTCAGTATAGGCTGAAGTCCGAAGTTCGCTGGTTTGTATCCCAATGTTGCACTCGGAAGTGAACTTGGACGTACCTGGCTCCGCAAATCTACATATTGCTGGTTCAAGAGGTCAATTTGCAGATACAAATTTATTCTCTATTGACAATACTTACATAGAATCAGTAGCTGCCGCACTGGCAGTCTGGGAGATTTCTCGTGCATCTGGAAGCTGTGATAGAGATCCAGTCAACAGCCTAGCAAGCAGGACTATCAGCTATTGTACAGATCGACAAGAGGCAAGTAACCGAGGGAAAGCGAGCCTTTCGTCAAAGTCATGGAAAAGAAGTAACCCGGGGTCTATCGATTGAAGTACCAAACCAGTCAAGCACAAGAGAAGAGATTCAAAGAAACAGAactggagatggagaaaaaCAACGGTCGAGCCTGTGCACTGCACTGTTTTGAGTTTCTAGTTCGGATCGATTATTGTCGAAGGCCTCACCTTTTTACCTTTGTCAGCATCACGAGTGGGGGGATGCGGATCCTACAAAAATCAGAGTCGAATGAGATCAATTTTGCTTTTGAAGGACAGATTGCTTGTCGGCCTGGCCCGCTGCACCGCTGATGGATGGATGCATCGGATCCCCACaacatacggagtatggagtagacaACGGAGGAGTAGCGGTTGATAACgaagaataataatgataaatCCCATCGGTGATTCGGAGTTTGACCGCTTTTAACTGCACTGCACCTACAAATGCATGCACCAGGTCAGTTGCTCCCCGATTATGACTCAGttactcttcttctgtcgaTCGGAACTCTATGATAGGTCCTGCTGTGGATTTCGCGGAGTCACACATGCGAACCTTTCCCGGTCTGTGCTTATGTCGCATATACTGTGTACATGGGCTTTGGATACAAAAGCAGCATAGGCATGAATTTAGGGGTTATTCAACACAATTCTCGGATAAGATATGGCCAAACATTTTATAGAAATCAACAAAAtcatatactccgtaccgcATATATGAATCCTTGGCGGATAGGTTTGTCCAAGGCTGAAACCCGCAGCGGAACTTCAGTTCAGTGGCCACAGACGTTGTGTACAACTTTTTAGATCGGTCGACCTGCCTGTAAACGTGAAAAAAAGTGCCACAGTCTCTATACGAAGTTGAGCAACCGAAATTCCAAAACTCATTGCAGCAGGTCCGTGGCATCCTCGATTCGCTCACGGATAATATCACGCCATTTCTGTACATCATAGCGTTAGCAAAGACGAACAAGCAAGATGGTGCAAAAAGTACGAAAAGTGAAAATGACTAACCTTTGCATTTTTCAGATCTCCTGCATCCAGACTTTCCACCAATCCAGGATATGTCGCGCCAGCGTATCCAGTCCAGATACCAGGCGCAAACACTACGTGCTTGTACCAATTTCTCCCGTCCAAGCCAGGCTGGTACAGGAACTTGCGCTCAAAGGCCTTGTACTTGTCATTGACCCCCCGGATCAAGAAGTACAGTCTCACCTTCTTCCACCAGAGCCACCATGGAAGattctcgtccagctgtGAGGTCAGCTCTGCGGCTTCGGCGTCGAATTTCGCAGCGACTTTCTGAAGCCGTGCGATTGCTTTGTCAAGTGGCTCAAGGTTGAAGGATGAATGACCAGGTAGCTGCTCCGCCGCCGGCCGAATTTGATCCAAGTATGTGCTAAGGCCCACAGCATAGTCCGTAGCGTTAAAGGCAAGCACAGGAGTCTCCACCAATTTAGCCGCAGCCAGAGCCCAAATCTTAGTGCATGCTTCGTGGTACAGCCAACCAGGGTCACCGAATCGATCCATCCAGTCGAAACTATCATAGTTCGAGTGATAGTGATATACAGGGTCCTTGGGACCATGGCTGAACCCCAGATCGTAACTGGGGATGCCTGCAAAATCTTGGAACGCAGTAAAGTCGCTACCACTTCCCATGGTATCAATTTGGCCATCCCAGGTATCCCGCACTGTCTGGCCTTCCAGTGTCTGGTTGGGAGACTGGACCAATCCAGTCACTTCGTAGATGACATTGTAGAGAAGCGGACTAGCCGTGGGGCGCAAGTTGGTCCCAGCCGCGGCGACATCAACATTAAGGTAAGCAACCGTAGTCTTCGACAACCACGGAAGCATCTCCTCAACCCACTCAGTAGACCCAAGCAATCCGTACTCTTCGCCATCCCAGCTAGCAAAGACAATAGTGCGCAGTGGCTTCCATCCTGCCTTCAGAGCCTCACCGAAACTGCGAATGACTTCGTTGAGCACGGCGGATCCACTGTTCGGATCCCCAGCTCCACCAGCAATCCAGGCGTCACGATGATTGCCCAGGATCACGACTTCATCCGGAATAGCGCCCTTGATGGTACCGATGACATTCCATAGCGGAGTGGTGATATACTCCTGTTCATTGTACAAATTGATGACAACATCATCTGGAGAAGGCCCAATGTTATATTCTACACCCTTCGATCCGAGCTTCCCACCTTGCCACCGTTTGTTGAACTCAGATGCCTTCGGACCATGTCCATTGAGCGCTCTTAGGAAAGGGAGCACTTCCTGATAAGAGATGGGTAGGGAAGGAATAGACGGGATTGAGTTATGGGGATCTTGTCTTTCGCAGCCGGGCTTCGACGGATAACCGGGAGTCGTAGGATCACCGGGAGCGATGCCTTACCGCAGAATGGTCAGTATCCGTCAAGGCTTGAGGACCGAAGGTGAAAGAAGACATACTTAGAAATTGCGCACTTCCTCTCTGTACGGCGCTGGGGTTCCGAGCAGGTCCCTCAGGGTACGGCTTGTAACCATTGTCCTCCGTGATatctccatcttcctggGGATCATCATACAATATCACGCCGACCATACCCAACTCCTGTGCCCGCTTCACTTTCAGCCCACGAAAGATGCGACCATACTTTGCAATAGCAATTTTGCCCGCCAAACTGACATTGGCATCGACTAGGTCCTGATAATCATCGTACGTCCCAAAATTGACATAGACGAAAGGAGCGGTAACGTTTCCGCTGGCAGAGTAACCGTGGAAAGTAGGCACGCGATCGGGAAGGCCGCTCGTGTGATCCTCTTTAAGGACGTCCTCTTCAAGTGAAGCCTCAAAGGTGACATCGGTTTTATCCCCGtccttcttcagcagagCCAAACGATGATCTACAGGATAGTTGAGGTAGACATCATAAGCGACGATTTCCGTGTCCATTACACCGAAATCTTGCCACTTCTCACGGGTCCAGAGGGCTTGACTGAGGTTTTTGCCTGCTAGGTGCGGACCTGCCGTGTAATAACTGCTCCATTCACGAGCTTTCGCGGCTGACGGTGTGCTCTGAAGAAcagcctgcagctgctcatACGTGAGGCCGGGGCTGTTGGGCCATGACGGGTATGGGAACGGGCTGGCACCAGGGAGATACGACCAGAGAGAGCCGTGCTCGCGGGGCAGGATAGGAAACGGAATTAAGAACAGAATCAAACCGATGAAAAGAATCAGGATCAAGGAGAAACTGCATGCCCGTCGCAAGGCATGATGGGGGTATCGATATCGCTGCGGAGCGACATTCACGACAAGGAGCGGAGTAGTCTCTGAGGGAGCCATGGCTTTCTCCCTCATCTTGTGATTGAGAGCTCAAAAGTTCAAACACAGTAGCTGTAGGAATCAGAATGTGTTCGACATACAGCACTACTAGTTTAGGTAGGTGCCATGGCAGTTGGGTAGAAGCATGAGTCGATCCTTCTAAgatgaggggaagagaggagttACAAATCAAAGGTGGATACCTCTCCACTGGAGCTATCAACATGTAATTGTGGGTCCGAAATGcttctacggagtactccgtactcttAGTGGATTTGGAGAGCCTTATCGACCTTCCTAAACAAACAGACCTTCCTAAACAAGGACAGATGATAACAAAAGGCGTCAAAGTGACACCATTTCTTTGGCTCATGTAATATCGTCAAGCCGTCAAATGGGCCCGTCCGTATGTTCCATCCAGCCGAGAATCACATTAAGAATACATCGCAACATGAGCCGCTCTCTCCCACGCGGATACCATTCGATATGCCATTCGTCACAAACAACAagcaagagcaacaatgGTATCGAGCCAAAAAATCCATTAATATACAGTCGCTAATAAGTATGTGATATGAGAAGATCGATATTGTTTGGGTATTACGCCTTTAGACAATAATATCATCAGCATTCTCCGATTCAGCCGGGATCGGGACCACATCGTTCGGGGCGAAGTTCAGCTTTTCGCCAATCTCAATGCTCTCTCGTAGGATTTGTCGTGCCGAGTCAACATCCACTCCCATATCTTCTTTGACAAGCCTGACGGCCAATTCAGGTACGAGGACTGCCTGGGCATAGATCACAGGTCCAGCTGTCTTGACGATGTGGTCCTCAGCTGCCAAACGGCGGAGTTTGCGAGAGAAACGCGCCGTAAGAGCTTGTAACCTGTCAAGAGAGTGGGTTAATAATTGGACAGCGTTTGAAGGTGAGGAGGGAAAGTAGGTGACTGTACATCTTGTTGGCCCCTCGAGTCCCGTAATAACCGCAACAGATCGTCTCTAGGGCGTCTCCAGCGAGTGTTAGGCGGAAGTTCTTTGCCTTTCCTGATTTCAACATAGTATCAAGAACATTCCTGTAGTATGAGTTGCCTTCAGGTACCAAGATACTCTCCAGATCGTCGAAATGACACTTGATGCGCTCATCGAAAGTATCCCAATCAATGTCTGGATAGCCTCTctctttccattctttctCCGCCGTCTCCTTTTGATGCGACTCGCAGAATTGCTGTTGCTCGCGAATCCGCTGTTTTGGTTGCGCCCGAAACTTCCTCAGAGCATCTGAATCGACAGCCTTCTTGCACCAGGGACACAACGATTGTTTCAACTCCGTATTTTCCGAGTCGTCCATGTCAGAGAGAAAGACATCCTCCATCTGCGAGAATTCTTCCAGCAAGTTTTCTGGCACTGAACTGAGAGACGTGCCACTTGAACAGTCGTCGTCGGAATCAAAGAAGTGAGATATTTGTGCGGATGATGCGAATCCAGAGGAGCTAGATATCGTATCGTTAGGAATGGAAGCAGAGGCAATAAACTCGGGCTTCGTGCGATTTCCAGACGATGAAGGCAGAAGGTCGTCGATATCCGGGGGGACCATAAAGCTTGGAGCCCTGTCAACAGCTTCCTTTCTGGACCTAGTTTTGGTTTTCTGTGAGCTACTACCCGTTTTTGACTCTGAAGCACTGGAGGAAGGCGATGATTTCGACTGGGAGGGAGCGGTCGTAGAGCCTTGCGCCTTCCACAAAGAGCCATCGCTTTTCTTTCCAGCGTAACCCtgtttgcgcttcttctggctttgTGACCAGCCAAATACGTAGTCTTCCTTCTCGGCATCGGCCTGAGCTGTGTGGGCCATTTCATCGGCATTCCTCTTGCGTCTCAACGTAGGAGACTCTGAGCCGCGTAAGTCTTTCCTCCCGCGCTGTGGCCTCCTCCTTTCACCTACTGCGCTGTCAAAGTACTCAAAACCAGGCAAAATCTCATTCTCGTGGTCCTCAAGAGAACTGACCGGAGAACTGGCGGGTTCAGCGGTTATGTCCTCATTGTCCACTATCTGCTTATCCCCATCCACCTCGAAACTCTCAACAACCTGGGTGCTTTCTTCCTTCGCTGATTCCTCAACTCCCTTTCCAGGGCGCTTAGCATTTGGGTGAAGAGATCGCCCTGCGTAATTATTCTTGGTCAGATATACCTTCGAGAAGCTCGAATTCGGTTTAGATGTAGGAGTGACCATGTTGATAGTCAGGTCGGAATTGCGCAATAGGAGCTAGAAGACAAATACAGCCAGTCGTAAAGGCCACCTGCgcctcaacagcagcaaggcTGTCCACGTCAATGTAAAGACAGGTATACAGCGACGGTTATTGCGTCCAGCGCGTTGGTGCTACCCGTTGCATGAACCCCGCGGAGGTTCTCCAATTAAAAAGAGTGATTTTCTGAACGGATCAAATTATTGCTCAGCTTCCAGTCACTTTGTATTTGGGATAAAGAATCTTCAGCAATAGAGAGAGGAAGGCAGATAATCCGACCGTTGTATTGAATTTGGGAACCAAAGCGGAACGCGTCCATGTCGTGACACGCTTACAATCTGTTATCACAGAGCTTTCTCCACTTTGCCTGATCCCTTGGCGATCGAGGGGAAGCAACTAGAATATGAGCACAATTCACAGTATACTTCAACTCAAGAGCAAGCTGCCGGAGCGGTCCGAATCCAAGCCTAATGGTGATGTGAAAACATGCTGATCACTTGTTTAGTTCTAAATATACAAAGTAACAGATCGTAGACTAACCCACGGTGTTATACGCTAACTTCCAGCAAGTAATATGAGTGGCCTGACAGTTTTTGATACAGGCGATGTCTTTGAACAAAGTCTATATCAAGTCTTTGAAAGTAAGGAGGCTGAAATAAGTAACAGACATAAGGAGGCAGCAAATGTAAAAAACCAGAATAGAATGATCACACGGCATTCACTCGTTATTACATCAGTCGTTATGTAGAGGAGCTGATGGAAGTGGAACAAGTGAGGGAAGCTCTATACACATTCGCAGGAGTACTATATAATCCCGCACAAAACCAAGTGATAAATCACTCGAAGGTCATCGAGATCTCACCCTCTTCGCCGTGGCCGAAGTCGTGGTCAGCCCAGGCATTGGGCTCCAGAGCCATAGCGCCAAGCGCGCTGGCACCGACACTAGTGGGCATCGTCACAGATGATCGTAAAGCTGGTCTCGTCGGACATAAATCATAAGAAGCTGGTTCAAAAGAAGAATGAGAACGTTGCGGAGGGTTATCGTAGGAAGTATCAAAAGCCATATGGATCTGCTCCTGGCGGGGTGGTGGAGATTGCGTCTTTTGAGAGGCCGAGTGGCCCCTGGAATTTTCATCGGGTGTCTGAGGAACGGATGGGGTAGCGCGTCCATCCTTAGGAGCTCTATGCTCTGACGGTGTagcagcagctggtgatTGAGTTGACGGTGAATTGAGATCTAGCTTCATGGGTGGGAGCGTAGActcgagctgcttgaccTCAATCATCTCTGAGGCGAGTTCTGCCCTGATCGCATCGATATCGAAAAGGACGGCTCCGGTTCCGTTGCTGTCAGTGGATTCACGCGGAAACGAGTCATTGCGTTTCACGTCATATGTTTCCCATCCCTTTTTCTCAGCTAACTTGCCACGCTTGAACAGTCCAAACCGCTTTTTCTCAGGTTGAGCTTCTGCGGCTTTACGAGCCTCATCAATTTCGCGGATCAACTCTCGTTGCCGCTCGCCATGATTCTCCGGGTCTGGGTCTTCGATTTCAGCAAACTCCTCGCTGAGAACCTCCCACCCGACTTCCTTGAGTAGCCGTGGAATAGCGGCACGATAGTCCATGTGGCCATTGACTAGGTTAGTGACATCATGGTTCTCCAGGCCAGGAATCCCTTCTACCGGAGCAATACCAGCCACACGCATAATACCGCCGCTTGTGGCCCGGAAGAGGTATCCCAGAATCCAGTCATTGGAAGAGTACCCGTTCACAAAGCGGCCAGAGACAACGCTGCGTGCCTTGATGAATTCGTCCTTGTTTGCCACGAGTGGAGCCCCGAAGAGGTAGACATTTTGGACCAGGCCGCTAGCGCCCTTATCTGCGAGCTCTTTCAGACACGAGAAAATGACTCTAGCCCCAAGCGAGAAACCTAGTAGAGTGACAGGTCTCTTGCCCAAGTTATGATCCATCAACGAGTCTGCCAAAATCAGCCCTGCCGCGTTGGCTCGAGCTAGGGAGACATTCCAAGGATTATCGATCAAGTATGACAACTTAGTGAGAACAAGAGGTAGCTGCAGGGATGCCATTAAAGCCATAAGGACAGTGCTTCCTAAAACCTGTTGCAGACCCTGAGTCAAGGCCTATAGGTAATAGTGTCAGCTCCATCACAGCAAAAGCCACACCGAGTCAGGAGACGCTTACCTCTGTTGCTAGAATGTTGATGGTGGCACCCATACTTTGGAGCATCTCCGGCTCCCATAGGACTGAATAAATGTCGCCCATAATAGGATCAACTGTACTGAATGGCAAGCGGACATCATCGACTTTGCCAGTCATCCAGCCTGAAATCGCAACAATCAAGTTGACCCTCTTGTTGTTGTGGAGAGGACGATACTCAAAAGTCTGAACTGCCCCAGTGCGTCTGTGTGAAGCCCTTAGGCCGATAGTACTTCCTGTCAAGGTAGCGCCAGAAGCGATCAAGGCTGTGCCACCGGCTCCCCCTAAGAAAGCGCTAGTCCCAGAAATCCCAACGGTTGTGAAGCCCGCTGCAAGACCAGCGCCGATGACCGGGGCCAGCAAACCAGCGGAGAGCCCGATGATCAAACCCCCTCCAACAGTGGCCAGACCCATGACCATATATTTCCGCTTCAGCGCCATCTTCCTGCGCTTCTCCATGTGTTCAGACTCATCCCAAGTCTCTTTCTCCGCGGCTTCTTGCATCTCGAGAGCATCAATGACACGCTTCTCAAAGCGGGCAATTTGCAACCAGGACACTTCCATAGACTGGCCGACCCTTTCCAGCAAAGATCGGGATCGGGCATCGTACACCGAATCCGAGATAAGAACGAGAAATAGGTCGCAGAGGACCGTCCAACGAAGGTCAATGTCAATCTTTGCTGAAGTAGGCATCTGTGACGGGGTCCGCACTTCCGGTAAGTCGTCATCTCCGTGTGTTTCGTAAGGTGGAGGGGGAGTTGATTCGGAAGTAAGCTCAGATTCGGTGGAAAAGCTTGCCCGGCTGTTCCCCTTCAAGCCGCGAGACGCACTCGAAGACATGGATGCCTGTGGAgagtccagctcctccgccattGGATTTTTGACCCGAGCATTTTGCATCAATGGTCGAACAAGATCCGCAGGCTGAACGCCGTGCTCAGCCAATTGTTCAATCATGATTTGCTCCGCAGGATCAATCTCCATGTGAGTATAAATCCTTCCCATGACAGTCTGACCCCATTTCCTCATGGCGTCGGCCGCTTTCTGTTTCGCCTTGCGAGAAGCCTTAGTCGTTGGTAGCTTTTCCAAGTCCTGGGTCATCTGGTAGATCACCAGCCGCGTCACTCCGACATAAGCGATCCTTTGACTCTCGGTCAGAAGATCTTTTGTAGCCTGTAGTTGACTGAGCGGGTCGCGcagctcttctccttctacTCCTACAGAGTTGCCGGCAGTTTCCTTGAAGAGATAGCTGGTGTCCTGATCCAAACTTGTCGCGGACTGCGCGTCTTCGTCGAGTTGTACTCGAGTATATCCCTTTCCAGCGCCACCCAGGCCCTGATAAACTGCGTCGTCGCCCTCTTCTTTGGCGCCACGAGCAATCAATCGCCCATAATCGTCGTAGACGTCGAATTCGCCTAGGGCGGGCATGTCTTTCCATTCGCCGTCGCTTTCATCATCGCTTTCCGAATCGACTGCTTTGTTTTCGCTCAGTCGCTGGTGCGACCATTCCGACGGCTTGAGGCTTGAATGCCTCTTGTGTGTCGAGGATGACTGATGGACAGAATCTTGGATATCTAAACTAGAGTAGGCCGGTGGGGGAGTGCTTTGCTTGTCGTTCTCAGAGGAAACATCGTGGGAAGCGGCGCGCTTATCGTTCTCTGAGGGGATAGTCTCACTCTTAGGCGACGGTAACCTCGTCTCTTTAACATCGTGGAACctttcgtcctcctcgggcCGTTCGTCTTCTAACTGACATGGAGCCTTGGAGCGGACTGGGATCGGAAGTCCAAAGTCATCTAACTCATCTGCCACATCCGCATTCGCTTTGTTATCTCCCAGGGTTGGGTTCACCCCAGGCTTCGTCCCTTGCGGCGTCTTCACTTCCACCTCTCCATTCCCTCTGTTGTCCGTCTGATCAATATTCGAAAGAGTAGGTGTAGCCGATGGCTGTGTATCCCGCGCAGCTTGAGAACCAGATCGCAAAGGGTCAGCGGAAGAGTCGACAGAATGGTCAATGGGGGTGCTTGAGGGTGAGGTCATTCTTCATGGATATTTCGTGCCAAAGCGGGCTCGCCGGTT
The DNA window shown above is from Aspergillus fumigatus Af293 chromosome 1, whole genome shotgun sequence and carries:
- a CDS encoding M28 family metallopeptidase; translation: MREKAMAPSETTPLLVVNVAPQRYRYPHHALRRACSFSLILILFIGLILFLIPFPILPREHGSLWSYLPGASPFPYPSWPNSPGLTYEQLQAVLQSTPSAAKAREWSSYYTAGPHLAGKNLSQALWTREKWQDFGVMDTEIVAYDVYLNYPVDHRLALLKKDGDKTDVTFEASLEEDVLKEDHTSGLPDRVPTFHGYSASGNVTAPFVYVNFGTYDDYQDLVDANVSLAGKIAIAKYGRIFRGLKVKRAQELGMVGVILYDDPQEDGDITEDNGYKPYPEGPARNPSAVQRGSAQFLSIAPGDPTTPGYPSKPGCERQDPHNSIPSIPSLPISYQEVLPFLRALNGHGPKASEFNKRWQGGKLGSKGVEYNIGPSPDDVVINLYNEQEYITTPLWNVIGTIKGAIPDEVVILGNHRDAWIAGGAGDPNSGSAVLNEVIRSFGEALKAGWKPLRTIVFASWDGEEYGLLGSTEWVEEMLPWLSKTTVAYLNVDVAAAGTNLRPTASPLLYNVIYEVTGLVQSPNQTLEGQTVRDTWDGQIDTMGSGSDFTAFQDFAGIPSYDLGFSHGPKDPVYHYHSNYDSFDWMDRFGDPGWLYHEACTKIWALAAAKLVETPVLAFNATDYAVGLSTYLDQIRPAAEQLPGHSSFNLEPLDKAIARLQKVAAKFDAEAAELTSQLDENLPWWLWWKKVRLYFLIRGVNDKYKAFERKFLYQPGLDGRNWYKHVVFAPGIWTGYAGATYPGLVESLDAGDLKNAKKWRDIIRERIEDATDLLQ
- a CDS encoding RTC4 family protein, producing the protein MVTPTSKPNSSFSKVYLTKNNYAGRSLHPNAKRPGKGVEESAKEESTQVVESFEVDGDKQIVDNEDITAEPASSPVSSLEDHENEILPGFEYFDSAVGERRRPQRGRKDLRGSESPTLRRKRNADEMAHTAQADAEKEDYVFGWSQSQKKRKQGYAGKKSDGSLWKAQGSTTAPSQSKSSPSSSASESKTGSSSQKTKTRSRKEAVDRAPSFMVPPDIDDLLPSSSGNRTKPEFIASASIPNDTISSSSGFASSAQISHFFDSDDDCSSGTSLSSVPENLLEEFSQMEDVFLSDMDDSENTELKQSLCPWCKKAVDSDALRKFRAQPKQRIREQQQFCESHQKETAEKEWKERGYPDIDWDTFDERIKCHFDDLESILVPEGNSYYRNVLDTMLKSGKAKNFRLTLAGDALETICCGYYGTRGANKMLQALTARFSRKLRRLAAEDHIVKTAGPVIYAQAVLVPELAVRLVKEDMGVDVDSARQILRESIEIGEKLNFAPNDVVPIPAESENADDIIV
- a CDS encoding TMCO4 family protein; its protein translation is MTSPSSTPIDHSVDSSADPLRSGSQAARDTQPSATPTLSNIDQTDNRGNGEVEVKTPQGTKPGVNPTLGDNKANADVADELDDFGLPIPVRSKAPCQLEDERPEEDERFHDVKETRLPSPKSETIPSENDKRAASHDVSSENDKQSTPPPAYSSLDIQDSVHQSSSTHKRHSSLKPSEWSHQRLSENKAVDSESDDESDGEWKDMPALGEFDVYDDYGRLIARGAKEEGDDAVYQGLGGAGKGYTRVQLDEDAQSATSLDQDTSYLFKETAGNSVGVEGEELRDPLSQLQATKDLLTESQRIAYVGVTRLVIYQMTQDLEKLPTTKASRKAKQKAADAMRKWGQTVMGRIYTHMEIDPAEQIMIEQLAEHGVQPADLVRPLMQNARVKNPMAEELDSPQASMSSSASRGLKGNSRASFSTESELTSESTPPPPYETHGDDDLPEVRTPSQMPTSAKIDIDLRWTVLCDLFLVLISDSVYDARSRSLLERVGQSMEVSWLQIARFEKRVIDALEMQEAAEKETWDESEHMEKRRKMALKRKYMVMGLATVGGGLIIGLSAGLLAPVIGAGLAAGFTTVGISGTSAFLGGAGGTALIASGATLTGSTIGLRASHRRTGAVQTFEYRPLHNNKRVNLIVAISGWMTGKVDDVRLPFSTVDPIMGDIYSVLWEPEMLQSMGATINILATEALTQGLQQVLGSTVLMALMASLQLPLVLTKLSYLIDNPWNVSLARANAAGLILADSLMDHNLGKRPVTLLGFSLGARVIFSCLKELADKGASGLVQNVYLFGAPLVANKDEFIKARSVVSGRFVNGYSSNDWILGYLFRATSGGIMRVAGIAPVEGIPGLENHDVTNLVNGHMDYRAAIPRLLKEVGWEVLSEEFAEIEDPDPENHGERQRELIREIDEARKAAEAQPEKKRFGLFKRGKLAEKKGWETYDVKRNDSFPRESTDSNGTGAVLFDIDAIRAELASEMIEVKQLESTLPPMKLDLNSPSTQSPAAATPSEHRAPKDGRATPSVPQTPDENSRGHSASQKTQSPPPRQEQIHMAFDTSYDNPPQRSHSSFEPASYDLCPTRPALRSSVTMPTSVGASALGAMALEPNAWADHDFGHGEEGEISMTFE